One Paramisgurnus dabryanus chromosome 9, PD_genome_1.1, whole genome shotgun sequence genomic window, TAATGTTCAGTCCTGTTACCTATCTATtaaggctatatatatatatatatatatatactgtatatataacattataaatatatacaattttttgatgtttttggtttattttaaaataaaaagggcaAATCACAAGAATTTGCTCAGTGTCTTCATGCTATTATCAGATATTTGATGAATCTATATTTCATGCATTTGCTAAATCTATACTACAACTCAGTCCTGTAACCAAAATGCCTTCACATAGAAACTATGTTGAAAAATGACCTGAGATTGACCAATACTAATTTTGAAAAGTTAAATATGTGTGTTACTAGCTAGATttggtgttaaaaaaatatttttaaggagTTAGAGCTTGCAAATGTCACTGATTCTGTGTACTTACTTTCACTGATGACCTCAAGAGAAGGGAGGAAATAATCATCACACACGATAGAAACAGCCAGAAGCATGTAAACtataatgataaaatatatgAGAACTCCTCCATCTTTTCGCTCCTGTACAGTGAAGAATCCCTCCGGGAATTCTGAGGACTGTGATGAGATGCAGTCTGTCTCATTATTatctaaaacacacacacacagagataaaGAGCTGCAGTCAACCCGTCTGCATTCACACAACTGAAGATATTTAGAAAAATCCCACCTGCATCCCGTCGGACTCGAGCTGAAGTCTGGAAACTTTTAGCGGTGTAGGAGACGAGATTAAGAGCAGCAAACACGAGCATCAGtagagcagagagagagaggaaaacaTCTCTCCTTCTCTTCACAATCTCTCTCTTCAGCATCATTGAAACTGAACTCATGAGAAGAACACTCAACTGACGATAAAGCTGATCTACGTGCGAGCGCGCGCGCGCGATCACGAGACTGAATTATTCTGAATGAACGCTTTCACAGCCTCGAGCCTGCAGGCCTAATGACAAATACAAATCTTATCATTCAGATTGATTTCCGTTTAACACAGAGTATCATCAGATTATTTCCGCCTGAAGAATATCTATGCTGGTTTTGTTAATCCTCAGTAAATCGATAATTAATAGCATTAATTTGTGTCAATGTAATCTTTCATGGGCATTTATTACACAAACACAATTATCCACGCGCTCGTTTGTTTAACTCCTGGTTAAGTTAAAAATTTCAGATACCAAATTGAGTACTCAGATTACgtaatttgttctcttttttattgaatatcatcaacaagtataaaacacattttgttcAATGCCACATGACATACTCAACGTATTCACACAACGTACTTtgttctctcttttttttttttttttttattaacctaATGAGAACATACAAAACTAATGCCAGGGGTTACAACGCATGTTACAAAATCAGTAAATGTCATATAAATGACACAATGAGACAGTTCTTAGGGCTTTGGAGTTGCTAGATACAGAGAGAGTGTCCAGGTAGGATTTAAGTTCCTTGTTAAAGATAAAGAAGTAGGGCTTTGTTCTCTGTAGTCAAGTTTTTTGATGAGTGACGTCATTGCACATTGGCCACAAGAGGGCGACACGCGCTCAGCTCCTACAACTGTACTCATAAATGCTCAGGTAAATCATAATTATGAGATACAAATACATAATTCCGACTCTATCTCTATATAATTTCACTTTTAAAGTCATAATGTTGACTTTTTTCTCATGATTTTTATAGTCACAATTTTGACTTTTAAAGTCATAATTTCGAATTTTTATCTACGGCTTTTTTAATCTTATAACTATGACTTTTTGATGTTTTATTTCAGAATTATGACttttttatctcataattattacatttaaagtcATAATTTCGAATTTTTACCTCATAATAATGACCTTTTTTAATCTCATAATTATGCATTTTAAAGTCatcattttgttgttttattccataattattactttttatctcataatttttacttttttatctcATAACTATGATTTTAAAAGTTATAACTTTGACGTTTTATTTCATAATTATGGCTTTTTTTATCTCTGAAATTTGCTTTCAAAAGTCAAAATTATATGTTTTGTCTTATAATTATTACTTATAAAGTCATCATTTAGACGttttatctcataattatgACTTATCTCATAATTGTGTAAAAATTAAAgtcaacattttaaagttttatctcataattattacatttaaagtcatcattttgaaaataattgAATTATATCAAAAATTTGAAGATAAAACCCCTGACttttaaagtcataatttttttgttttatttcataattattactttttatctcataattttttacttttttatctcATAACTATGACTTTTAtacagagcccctaaggggacatggagaaaaaaattaagtttagtttcgcgtacacacgtgaaactattgtgTGCGCAGGTGAAATTATCGCGTTTAGTTTTACGTGCGCACACTTTTTAAAATCATCatttcaacatttttttttgacCTTTTATCTTATAATTATTACTATTAAAGTAAGTTTATCTCCTAATTATGACTTACCAGAGcatgattattttttatgttgcgGAAATGGGCTTCCATACATTTGACCGCATTAATAAGAGACAATTTTGGGGTGAATTTGAATGACTATTACATCAGACTGATTTAACATGAAGACTTTATATCGTTTTAGAGTTTAGACAATATATCACGATTCATATTGACTTACATTTGATTATATTTATTAGGACTGGCCTTTAGTTTACAGTGAATATATAAAGATGTTGATAACTctgattttgtgtaaaatataaatacacatagaAAGAGAGAGCACTGTTTATAACAGCGgggtaaagaaaaaaaaaaaacgtgtttctAAAAATAATTCACAATACCATTGTTATCCAGTAACCAGTTGTTAAATTTctcttttttaaatttttaacagcaaATGTTTTGCGCTTGTATTTGTTATATACAACTGTGAATCACTGCTATGGTTAATGACTATAGGAGACCTCACAGGTTTATTGATTGATTCACATACAGTATTTAATCCTGCAATAAACGCAGTTCTTCAGTATTGAGGTATCATGACATGTTTCTGTGTTCAGAGGAACCCACTGGAGATCAATAATAAGAGTTTGACTCTCAGAAGTGATGCTGATGTTCTTCATAGAAAGAGTTGCTGTCCATCTCTCCTCTGTAGTTCAATCATCTGATCATGAACATCTCTTCTGTTCTTCAGATGCTCTTCACAAACAGTCGTCTCTGTTATCTTGCAGTGATGAGATCTTCTGATGTGACAGTGACCTTCATGGACTGTATCTGTGTCTCCGCTGTCCAGACATCTTCTGCTCTACACGTGTACAGGAGGCACAACACGCCAACTTATAATAATCATACACGCAGAGACGCGCCTGGACCACCACATTACAGTTGAAATATTTATCTCTGCATTTCTCATctgaaaaacacacagacaaaaaGCTTCACACTGACACGTGTCCACATCATATATGATTCAAAATACATTCAGTCATTATAAAGAGTTTTAAATGTGATATATGACAGAACTGACCAATCGCAGGAAGGCAGGGCTCAGGGTTACAGATCTCTTTGACGTGTGGCTTTGATGTTTCCTCACAGCTGTCAGTGGTGATCATGTGATCAGAGATACAGCGCACCTCTCGCACACGGTAACCACCATCACACGACTTTGAGCACTGTAACACACGCATGAGAAATACCAATGACAACTTCAACacaaatctgtgtgtgtgtgtgtgtgtgtgtttgtgttttacacACCGTGCTCCAGTCTGTGTGGTACCACATGGCTCCACAGGTTTTGATGAAGCAGCTCTGTTGGCTTAGAGGTTTGTCCAGAGATGAACATTCATACGGGGGCGTCACAGTAAAGCCCTCATCTGATCTCATCAAACACACTACTGCCCTCTGCTGTCCGCCGGGGCCACACTCCGCCGAGCACTAAACCGtccataaacacacacacacaccaataaACACAAAGCACAGTTTATTGCATTGGGAATGACAATTGATGTGGGCTTACCTGACTCCAGGGTCCTGCAAACCACTCCGTGCGACTCTCACATGGGCCGTTGTTACAGGCTTGCACCTCTGGGGGGCGCTCAGATCCACAACCCTCCAGAGGTAAACTACTAATGTGATTGGTGAGACACAAAACATTGCGTGTCCGCATGCCCACGCCACACTCTGCAGAACACTGACATGAGAAACATGTAAAAACAATGAGTTAATGCACAGAGACAGCTGGTctgtatttaacattaaaggtgcagtgtgtaacattaagaaggatctcttgacagaaatgcaaaataatatacaaaaactatataatcaggggtgtataaagacctttcataatgaacccataggtttttattaccttagaatgagacgtttttttctacataccgagggtccccttacatggaagtcgccattttgtgccgccatgtttctacagaagcccttaatggacaaactttttacTAAGTTGACTCagaagatgacatgtttgtcaggtggcagctactgtagcttctctatgcatttcaaaagcgagggatgagcagtggactgagccattggttgcaattcgcaacctcaccactagatgccgctaaaatttacacactgcacctttaaaacctGTTCTAGCGCTCACCTGAGAACCCCAGTCACTGAAGAACCAGCTTTTTGTACACGGACCCACATCACAGTTCTCCACATCACCGGGGCGAAGCTGCATGTTGCACTCCTCATCCTCCACAATATCACCAACATTACTGACACAATGCACCTGCCGTGACCGCTGACCTACACCACAGGGCACTGAACACtgatcacacacaaacacacacacaaacacacacatacaaaaagcattgtttttttattcctGAGCAGATTGATATATTTCATGAATGACTCTCCCACAGACTAAAAACTTCACCCACTGCCCCTGCTGATAGGCTATTGCTCACAGTCCTCACATGTGTGGCCAATCAGCGGGGAAGAGGGACTGTGACTGACAGCTGTCACTCACGGGACTCCAGTCCGAGCGAATCTGCCACTCGCTGCAGATCTTCAGCTGACAGGTGCTGCTGATCTCCGGTCGTTCCAGGTGATGACATCGACTGCCGTGCACGGTTAAAGTGCGGTTGGCGTACATCTGACGACACAGAACCTGGCGATGCTGCGTTCCCAGACCGCAGGTTTTACTGCACTCGGACCACTCGCCGATATCCCAGCTGAAGAGACATTTACAGATACACGAGTGCTCTTGATTGTCATATTCacatttttttatcaatatggacaTCATGAAGAGGGAGAGACTCACAATGCCGGGCACGGTTGAACGTTACAGGGCTCCTCCTGCAGGCTGGGTTTGGTACTGCTGTCACACAGACCGCTCGACACCTGCGCGTGCGTTATGCGATGGACGCAGCTGAAAATGCCGTACCTGCTACCTGCACGTGTGACATGAGGATCAGATTCAGATAAACAGTTAGGAATCTTCCCACAAAATAACTCATTCTTTATTTCACCAGTGTGCAATATCTGTTTCTGTATAATAAAGTTGATGTAATTCTGACCTCTGCCACAGGAGGCGCTGCAGTCTGTGGTGCCGGTGAATTTCCAGTTGTATTCTTTAGGTGTTTGTGGGTGAGGAGCAGCAGGTAACTGATTATTTGGATTCCTGTTCACACCTGACCGCTCGCGTTCCTCTGGACCCTTCCGGCCGATCGGATCAGAACCAGCCTGTCTGTTTATAACATTTACTGTGGAGCAACACAAGCCCAGCACTGTATTTTACATGTTTATGTTATATAAACATGGCTTATTTAATGGTCATTATGGGATAATAATATTCATTTCTAATTATACCAATGTGATGATTTTTGTAAGTTGGTTGTGAGAGAACAGAACCCACCGTCATGCTGAGGGTCTCCAGGGTTCTCTGAAGGCATGAGGAACTCATAACGAACGCCTGGATTGGGCTGCTGGTAGATCATCTGAGCAGAATGACACTCAATGTTTGTATTAAATATCACAGAAAACCAACCAtgattattttaaactaaatcaAACTCACATAGACATCCAGGATCTCATTGGTGGGTCCTTCGGCCAAGAAGGATTCTCCTGCGGTGCTGGTGATCTCATTGGGTCGTCTGTATGTGAACATGGTTCCTACTCCCTCGTACATTCCTGGACGGTCAATGGCCCAGTTTCCATTAATAATGGATCGGCCAGACCGGCTGCGCAGAGCTGCACCacacgcacagacacacacacacacacacacacacacacacacacacacacacacacacacacacacacacatacagagagaATAATTTGATTGTGGGTGTGTCTAGCAGCTTAATGAATGAAAGGGACTGACAAAAACATTTGATGTTGTTTAAAACAAACCTTGACCTTGACATAAGGTTTAGTGCAGCTAGTTAAATGAGGATTTACTCACCCAGATAGTTTCTACTCTTCACCATCTCTGTgatgtttattttagtagcacCCAGTGGGATCTCCACGATCTTGTGGTAACCCACTTTAGAGAGGCTGTGCTGGAACAGACCTGAGATCAGCTTACACGTTCTGCCATCTCCAGCACAGACACCACATCTATCACGAACCTTCACTGAAGACACCAGATCATCACAGCCCACCGTCTGATACACAGAGAAACTTCACATCACTGatttacacacaaaacatctttaaaagaGAATCGCTCATATTTATATTCTCTACTGA contains:
- the LOC135739858 gene encoding thrombospondin type-1 domain-containing protein 4-like isoform X2, with protein sequence MRSDDLSIRVVIVMVFLWPVLVCHHEENQRKIRSAADPQSSGSWGSWGPWRDCSRSCGGGLQEQTRVCLPHHGLQSSVNPTPQTGNAHSWIPPNRPGGEDSSDLNPPRPREQRPLNGLRKSNISPGTYAYGRASLQKDFTSKHRQRRSASNISRHRARTHHRNVNTRQHPARVHIQQPGVTQTTATSLLTRHNAPLPNTSCPGSPIQHKICNIMACPSSSRPIRELQCSAFNTRPFMGRLYKWEPFHDGDNESECQLNCRAVGFRFYVRQSDDIIDGTPCEQNNSSVCVAGKCETVGCDDLVSSVKVRDRCGVCAGDGRTCKLISGLFQHSLSKVGYHKIVEIPLGATKINITEMVKSRNYLALRSRSGRSIINGNWAIDRPGMYEGVGTMFTYRRPNEITSTAGESFLAEGPTNEILDVYMIYQQPNPGVRYEFLMPSENPGDPQHDVNVINRQAGSDPIGRKGPEERERSGVNRNPNNQLPAAPHPQTPKEYNWKFTGTTDCSASCGRGSRYGIFSCVHRITHAQVSSGLCDSSTKPSLQEEPCNVQPCPAFWDIGEWSECSKTCGLGTQHRQVLCRQMYANRTLTVHGSRCHHLERPEISSTCQLKICSEWQIRSDWSPCSVPCGVGQRSRQVHCVSNVGDIVEDEECNMQLRPGDVENCDVGPCTKSWFFSDWGSQCSAECGVGMRTRNVLCLTNHISSLPLEGCGSERPPEVQACNNGPCESRTEWFAGPWSQCSAECGPGGQQRAVVCLMRSDEGFTVTPPYECSSLDKPLSQQSCFIKTCGAMWYHTDWSTCSKSCDGGYRVREVRCISDHMITTDSCEETSKPHVKEICNPEPCLPAIDEKCRDKYFNCNVVVQARLCVYDYYKLACCASCTRVEQKMSGQRRHRYSP
- the LOC135739858 gene encoding thrombospondin type-1 domain-containing protein 4-like isoform X1: MTVFYYLISVIRMRSDDLSIRVVIVMVFLWPVLVCHHEENQRKIRSAADPQSSGSWGSWGPWRDCSRSCGGGLQEQTRVCLPHHGLQSSVNPTPQTGNAHSWIPPNRPGGEDSSDLNPPRPREQRPLNGLRKSNISPGTYAYGRASLQKDFTSKHRQRRSASNISRHRARTHHRNVNTRQHPARVHIQQPGVTQTTATSLLTRHNAPLPNTSCPGSPIQHKICNIMACPSSSRPIRELQCSAFNTRPFMGRLYKWEPFHDGDNESECQLNCRAVGFRFYVRQSDDIIDGTPCEQNNSSVCVAGKCETVGCDDLVSSVKVRDRCGVCAGDGRTCKLISGLFQHSLSKVGYHKIVEIPLGATKINITEMVKSRNYLALRSRSGRSIINGNWAIDRPGMYEGVGTMFTYRRPNEITSTAGESFLAEGPTNEILDVYMIYQQPNPGVRYEFLMPSENPGDPQHDVNVINRQAGSDPIGRKGPEERERSGVNRNPNNQLPAAPHPQTPKEYNWKFTGTTDCSASCGRGSRYGIFSCVHRITHAQVSSGLCDSSTKPSLQEEPCNVQPCPAFWDIGEWSECSKTCGLGTQHRQVLCRQMYANRTLTVHGSRCHHLERPEISSTCQLKICSEWQIRSDWSPCSVPCGVGQRSRQVHCVSNVGDIVEDEECNMQLRPGDVENCDVGPCTKSWFFSDWGSQCSAECGVGMRTRNVLCLTNHISSLPLEGCGSERPPEVQACNNGPCESRTEWFAGPWSQCSAECGPGGQQRAVVCLMRSDEGFTVTPPYECSSLDKPLSQQSCFIKTCGAMWYHTDWSTCSKSCDGGYRVREVRCISDHMITTDSCEETSKPHVKEICNPEPCLPAIDEKCRDKYFNCNVVVQARLCVYDYYKLACCASCTRVEQKMSGQRRHRYSP